The genomic stretch gttttactTGAAAATTAatatctaattatgaactagttAAGTTTAAAAaaatcgtctcgcaaattactctatatctatgtttttaattttataaataaactatatttaatactctatatatacCTACAAACATTTAGCGTGACGGTCACTAATTTTTACGTGCGCCAACCCAATGGGGCCTGATTTGTTCAGTGCCCATGCTCGATCAGATCCAGGTCTGCAACTTGCAAGTGTACTGTGTACTAGCGCAAACGGGCCGACCTTTTTGAgctctggccttgtttacttcccagaaaaatttgcaaaatttttcacattccccatcacatcgaatctttagacacatacataaagtattaaatatagacgaaaataaaaactaattgcacagtttggtcgaaattgacgagacgaatcttttgagtctagttagtctatgattggacaatatttgtcaaatacaaacgaaagtgctacagtgtccatttcccaaaaattttcggaactaaacaaggcctctatTGGACTCGTTTCCTAGAAGCGGCAACTGGGCCTGAGCAAGCTGTGTTCCTTTTCCTCCACCTGCCAATCTGAAACGGCAACTTGCAAGTGTGCTGTGCCACTGAAGATGACTGATCATCGAGACGGCTTCATTCCTCGAACGCTCACAGCAAACATGAAAAGGAAACCAGATGCAAAACACGAATAATTGGAGACACCACCCGATCGAACGATCCTCCTTTTCTTTCGTTGGGAAAAATGAAATAAGTTGGGAGGACATTTTCGTACACTCGTATAAGCATTGAGCTGAGCTTTGTCCCCAGCTGGTCGCTTCCAGCAAAGCAAAACTTATCCACTGACCTCACACCTAAGCCGCGCTGGCCAAAGGAAAGATTCTTCAGAACGGCATCCTGCCCACGAGGCCACGGCCTACGCAACAGTTGGACCAAAATACTCCACACTGGAGAACAGAACGCTGTGCCAGAGGCCTCTCTGCTCCTGCGAGATCCAATCTTGGAACAGCTCACGACAGGAAGGCAACTGTGACGGCCGCGGCGCACGTGGCCCACACGTGAGTGCCCCCCGGAAAAAGCTGAGGGGTCACTCACATGCACACGGCCCACGGGCCCGCCGCCCCGTCGAGCCGTAGCGCGGACGCTGGACCTGGACGTCGCACCAACCGGCACCCACCGATAAGCGTACCCCACGATAGCGCCCCGCACCGCACCTggggccagccagccagccgctGCCCTGTCCCCACCCCTCGCACCGCCGCAACACGGCCTGTGGTGAGCTGTGGCATCCAAGTCTCACCGGCCCGTGGGACCAATGCTAGAGAAACCCCACCTGTCAGTGAAGTTAGCCTGTGGTGGCGTTCACCGGGCCCAGCGTTTGCCAGCTGCGCGGGCCAGCGTGGGGGCCGGAAACGTTACCGGGGGGCAGGTTGGGAACAGCCTAGACGGCGTGTTACGCTGCATGTGGGCCCCGACGGAATGGCGATATTTGCAGGGGGGCAATTCGGGTACTTCTTCGCCGCAGGGTGGGAAATTTGAAAATCACGCAAGGGGGGGAGAGATCTGGGCCGTGCGTCGCGAGGAGGGCTCGGAACGGGATGGCGCGGGCCGTCGGATGCTCGCTGCGGCCACCGCCACCTACGGCTATTTAACCCCGCACTGCCGACGCCGCACTCGCCCCCGGCTTCCTCCTTCCGCCTCCCTCCCCgatctctctcgctctctcgccgcCAGTTGCTTCGCAGTTTGGATCGTCTCGAACCTCGTAAGGATTTTCTGCACTACCCTCGTAATCGAGTTTTGAATCTGTGCTGTGGTGCCGCATTATTTCTGATCAGTTGTGGCGCCTTAGCTAGGAGTTTTGTCGAATTCTGGGTTGTTTTCGTGATGTAACCGGAAATGTGATTCGATCTGTGGGGATCTGCTGATTATTATTTCCCACCTAGTAATGTCCTGGTCCAGTGCTTGTTTATATCTATTTTTCGAAGAAGATTATTCGATTAGTCTGGTGATTCTGGGATCTCTACTGTTGGATTTGGGGGATTTCGTGGTTCTTTTTTGCGACTAATCACTCGATCTCGGAAATGTAACTGCTAGAACTTAGATGTTGAACAGTTGTGGACTACAAATTTCAGGACTGAAACTAGATCTGGAATTGACGTCACCGTTTGAACTGTTGAGCTCGCGAGGAAATATCGACTAGATCTGCTATAAATATTGATGCATTTAGTACTTAGTAGTAGGAGGCGACTCAGTTATTGATGTGTGGAAGATGGTTTTGAAACCCCAGATCTTGCAAGTGTTCTATGCGATTAGAGTAGGAGTTGATGTGTGGAAGATGGTTTTGAAACCCCAGATCTTGTAAGGGTTCTATGCGATTAGAGTAGGAGTTCAGTGACATTCAGATCTGAAAACGTGAGCTCGCTTCCAGTAAGGGTTCTAACTTGAGGAGGGTGACAACTAGCAAATGCTTTTATTTCCATTCGCACAGTATTCCAAGTTGGTGTGCTTGTGGCAGTATCTAAAACTAATTCCTATGCACTTCTCTTGTTTATAGGGCGAAGATGAGAGAGATCTTGCACATCCAGGGAGGCCAATGTGGCAACCAGATCGGTGCCAAGTTCTGGGAGGTGGTGTGTGATGAACATGGCATTGACCCTACTGGCCGCTACACTGGCACTTCTGACCTTCAGTTAGAGCGTGTCAATGTCTACTACAATGAGGCCTCCTGTGGCCGCTTTGTGCCCCGTGCTGTTCTCATGGACCTTGAGCCTGGGACAATGGACAGTGTCCGCACTGGACCCTATGGGCAGATCTTCCGCCCTGACAACTTTGTGTTCGGGCAATCTGGTGCTGGTAACAACTGGGCTAAGGGTCATTACACTGAGGGTGCTGAGCTCATTGACTCTGTTCTTGATGTTGTGAGGAAGGAAGCTGAGAACTGTGACTGCTTGCAAGGTACTTGAGCTTTATTGTTGATAAAGCTGATTGTTTATAGTTGTTAGATTAGATCTGTTAAGAGTGAGATGTACATGTTCAAATATCTCCTGCTTTTTACCATgcttgtgattttttttttcagtatGATGCAATACATTATATCCATCTGACTGATGCTATCCATGGGACCTAGAACCGCAATATCTTGTTATTATTATAAAGTTGCTATTGCTCTTGAAAGTCATTTCGCTTGTTTTAGTTCATGTACTGTATTTCTATATCATCTTAAATGACATTGATACTTGGTTATTGCTGATGTGCTTAGTAATTTCACATTTCAGTATCTAGACACTGATACTTGTGGTTATTGCTGGTGTGCTTAGTAATTTCACATTTCAGTGTCTATCTTGTGTGCTGTTGACATGTTTTGACACAGGATCAGAAACAAAAAGTTATATTCTTCAATTTATATGGAAGTGTAGAATCTTGCACTTGTTGCTTGAACAATTGACATTCTGACTGTGATTACTATCACCTCTGTGTGTCATGTATCTTGGTTGCCATGTGTACTTTATTAACTGTTGTTTTTTCAATTGCCTGTGCAATTAAACTTGATTACCATGCTACATTAAATATTAACTCAATCTATTTGTTTGTTCAGGATTCCAAGTATGCCACTCCCTTGGTGGTGGTACTGGATCTGGTATGGGTACACTGTTGATCTCAAAGATCAGGGAGGAGTACCCTGACCGCATGATGCTGACATTCTCAGTTTTCCCCTCACCGAAAGTATCTGATACCGTGGTTGAGCCATACAATGCTACCCTTTCTGTTCATCAGTTGGTTGAGAATGCCGATGAGTGTATGGTTCTTGACAACGAGGCCCTCTATGACATTTGCTTCAGGACTCTTAAGCTCACCACTCCTAGCTGTAAGCAACCTCATTCTTTCTCAGTTTTATCCTTCAGGTTGCAGATATATCATATATGCTTGCTTGTACTGGTGTATTTACAGATATGATAACACACTATATTTGTTAATTTCTGCAGTTGGGGATTTGAACCATTTGATCTCTGCAACCATGAGTGGAGTCACCTGCTGCCTAAGGTTCCCTGGTCAGCTGAACTCTGACCTCAGGAAGCTGGCAGTGaacctgatcccctttccccgTCTCCACTTCTTCATGGTTGGCTTTGCGCCTTTGACGTCCCGTGGCTCCCAGCAGTACAGGGCCCTCACTGTCCCTGAGCTCACACAACAGATGTGGGACGCCAAGAACATGATGTGCGCTGCCGACCCTCGCCATGGGCGTTACCTCACCGCCTCGGCCATGTTCCGTGGGAAGATGAGCACCAAGGAGGTTGACGAGCAGATGATAAATGTCCAGAACAAGAACTCGTCCTACTTCGTGGAGTGGATCCCCAACAACGTGAAGTCCAGCGTGTGTGACATCCCCCCGAGGGGCCTGTCCATGGCGtctaccttcatcggcaactcgacTTCCATCCAGGAGATGTTCCGGAGGGTGAGCGAGCAGTTCACTGCCATGTTCAGGAGGAAGGCTTTCTTGCACTGGTACACTGGTGAGGGCATGGACGAGATGGAGTTCACCGAGGCCGAGAGCAACATGAATGACCTCGTGTCGGAGTACCAGCAGTACCAGGATGCGACTGCCGATGATGAGGGCGAGtacgaggacgaggaggacgTGCAAGGAGATGAAATGTGAGAGGCTGTGATAGTGTGAAGCCTGGTGGTTCTAGGGCAGGCAGACCTTGATGGGTTTGGTGTCCCCTTTCGTATTGTTGCCGTGTTACTACTGCTAGCGTACCACCCTCGTGGCCCATTCTGTCGCTGTTGATGCTTGTATTTTCCTTGTGCTATGGAACCTTGCTTTTGGTACGATGCTACTTATGCTGCCAGTATTCTTGGCGTTTAAGGTTCCTGTTGTGAATTTTAGCCTTGCGTGTCGCTTCTTATTATGCAGCGATATTAATTTCGTGCATTGCCCTCTGACATGGCTTGGAGACCGGCTGCTCCCTGTTGGCGAAGCAACTGGCAGCTTGTTAATAGCGACCGCTGTTATATCAGTCAGTTTCATTGACGCCAGAGGGGATTTTCCTGGGTTTTCCTCAACCGCTACTGGAACCAGAAAAGGCTGCAAGGATGAAAGAGTCAAATGCTAGTTAAGCGCTCTCCCTGCCACAGGGTGGAATAGCCACGAACCTGCATAATCTGCTGGCAATTTTTCAAGTATTTTTGTCAGTATTTTTGTCACTATCCACAAGGTACAACCACCATTCAGGATATACAGAAATCTCATAAGTTGTCTTTCGTTCTGATAGCTGTTCATATACAATGCCACAATGGCTTGTTTCAACAAGGAATCCTGTGATAAAATCTAGAACAGAATAATGAATCAAAGTATCAAACACTAAACTCTCATTAATGTACAGAGCATCCGTCCATCTTTTGTCTCGATGCCAGGGTATCATGGCTGTAGAGCTTGTGCTTCAAGCAGAATGTTTGAGGCCAAATTGACATCGTAGTTGGTCaatgcaagtgcctgaattGCTGCACTGCGATCAAAGCCCATAGACACGAGTGCAGTAATAGAAGATTCCGTGGGATCTTGGATAGCTGTGCGTGCATCCTGAATAAGATATGATTAGAAGCAAAGCTCAGTGATGAAAAATCAGTATAGGAAGAGAAGCAGAAAAATCTCCTGTGTTCAAACTTATGGTTGAGTCAAACACAATGAACAACAAACATCAGGGAGTACTATCAAGTTAGAAGGCACTAAAACTGAGATCAGTTAAAGATTAAGATTAATATCTTTAGCTATGGTGCTCACATTCTTGTATTCTACAGATCAAACTTAATTCTAATTATTCGTTCTCAAAGTTTTTGTGCTCAAGCAATTAATCATGTGGTGCTCAAGGGTTGAAGTATTGGCACGCCTCCCGATTTGGTACCTAGAATCTGCTAATCTCCCCCACAAGATATTGACACAGGGTTATTACAAAAGTACTTGCCTCAATTTGATGTGCCTGGTGAGAAGGGACACTTCCATTATTTTCTGTGGTCGGTAACCCTTGATATGGATTGTTAGAAAAGGGCCATGACAACTGCGAGAAGAGCGATATTGCAAACTCTGGGAACTATTAAAGAAAAAATAGTCACATTTAGAATGCATGGCTACCACTCATCACATTTCCCGAACGGGCTAGAAAGCGTTACCTTCAATCTACGGATGCCAAATGTATTCAAGCGATACAAAAGCCCAGCCAGTATGCCAGAAAGTCCAGGTACAACAGAACGTCTTCCAGATGAAAAAAGAAGCTGATCACAGAGATCAAATATGTAAAGCTATGACAGAGAgagatttgaaaaaaaaaaggaaggcaAGTTATCTTAGAATTGAACCTGGAGTCCTGCCAAATATACAAACGACTTATCACTTAAGCTCAGTCCAAATATGCGGAACTTCATTGAGACAGGAATGTCAAAGAAGAATGGCACATAAGATGCAAAGATGAGGCCATATGGTCCTGACGTCAATGGATTTAGAGAAGGATCTGCAATTCTAACTTGTCAGGCAAGAACTATATACACTAACTTGTTGCTATTgtgaaacaaataaataaaaaagaataagCCAATTAACACCGGTATTTCTCTTAACTATCTTGTCCTCCTACAGCCCATCAGCTGCAGCAGGTATCACCGGCTGTAAAATACTGTACTTTCGCCTAAAATCATTGCAGCTGCTGCAGCGAGCAGGCCCTTATTTTAAATAGTAGTTGTTTCAGAGAATGTGGTTGTGATGAATTTTGTTTTTGAGCGAATGGTTTAGTTGGCCTAGAATATGCATAAGCATTTTATGTGGTGGGACTAAAGATGTTACTGTAATTCTGCAGATGCGCCTTCTATTTTGGGGTCCTGGCGTTGACACCTTAAGTATACAGTTTGAATCAATATGATAAGCTGATACAAAGCAATATATCATACAAAAAACAAACCAATTGAAATGCGAAAATAGTTTAAGCAGGATTTAAAAGAAAGTATGCATTGACAAGTACCGGCAAAAGGCATACCTTTCATGTAACCTAAAGCAAGGATCTGAAGCAGTACAGACACCATAGTCGAGAAGATGATGAAGACCTATATTTCAAATAATTACATCGACATAGGCAAATGTTGCTATAATAACTACATGTCAAACACCTTGAGCACAAAACTACTTACAGCATACTTGTTAGAACCTATTTGCCGTTCAAACACCCTAAAGTAGTATAGCAGGGCCGCTCCAAAGATCAGCTCGGGGGTTGACGAGAAAGCAAACAATGAGGTGACCAGCCTCCAGATACTCAGCTTTTCATAAATACTCTGCATAGAAAAAGGATGACGAACCCAATTAGATGCCTGTTATACCATGTCAGTATGATTTCCCTGTAATCATCTACCCAATTGCAGCTCAAACAAGGACAAGGGCATGGAGATTTCAGCTATGGCTGCATTTTCAGAAATAAAAAAGTAGCGGACACTTATATACAACGAACAAGGATTTTCCATGTAATTCCAAGCTACTAATACCGCAATAAACCAAATAAGTGTCACCCTCAGTGAAAATGTCCTCTAGAACAGTTAGGATGTCATTACACATGCATTGGGGAGGACAAACACTCTGCAAAGACAAAGGATGATGAACCCAGATAGCACCCAATCATCTACAGTACCTAATTGCAGCTCAAGGAAGGACAATGGCATAGAAAATTCAGCTACAGCTGCATTTTTATAGAAATAAAAAATAGCGGACACTTATATACAACGAACAAGGAGTAATTCCAAGCTACTAATTCCGCTATAAAGCAAACAAGTGTCTCTAGAACAGTTAGGATTTCAGTACACATGCATTGGGGAGGGCAAGGGCGACTTGCCTGGTAGGACAGGCCGAGGTTGTGGGAGCGACCGCGGAAGCCGAAGGGGACGGAGAAGAGAACTGCGGCGACGACCACGGCCCTCGACGCTGGCGCATTGTCTGCGCAGAACCAGATCGAATCGCGCTAAGATCGATGCCGTAACAGAGGAGCAGAGATAAGGGAAGTCGAAGCggtttttttttttcgaaaaaGTAGGAGAACGGGAGGATCGAGCGGTGAGGTGGCGTACGGAATCCAGGGAGCCCGCCGTTCATCGCCGGtcccggcgcggcggcggagggcgGAGGCGAGCAGCTCCACGCCTGAGCTAGCCCGGTCTGGTCGGTGGAAGCGGGCGAGCCAGCGCCCAGCTGTCGGGCGGCAGAAACTTTCTCGAAGCGCAGAAGAGAGATCCCTAGCCCGAGTCTGGCTTTTGACTTGTGACAGTGATAGAGAGACGAATGTAAAGTGCAAATGTTTATCTTGCACTGTGgcgttgttttttttcttttaaagaTTCAGGTCCATTTAGTTCCTGCCCAGAAAAGTTTCTGAAATATTGTAGCATATATATAAGTATAGCAATTAAtgtctaattatgaattaactaagcttaaaatatttgtctcataaaatatataaaaactataaaattaattattttttatctatatttaatgcttcatatatgtCTCTAAACATTCGATAAGACGagataaaaagtttttaagtgaaaactaaacaagattTTTTGTACATTAGAATATCATTAAGGATAGAGTACATAATTTTGAGAAGTGCATCCGAATAGGTTGGTTAGTATATTGTAGAAGTCACAAGTAAAGTGgggctttgtttacttccatctcaaaacctaaaattttttaagattcttcatcacatcaaatttttagacgcatgcatggagtattaaatatagacgaaaataaaaactaattgaacaatttggtcaaaatttacgagacgaattttttaaatctagttagtccatggttagataataattaccataaacaaacgaaggTGCTACAATATTGCTAATTTTTTtccttcaccaactaaacacggcctgggTCATGAAGATCTTTGGAACTTGGCTAGTCTAGGATTGTCTATAGGTTGCAAAATCCTCTTTGAGTTTGGATAAATGTAGAGAACTATATGAATCTATGTGTTTATTTTGCTAGTTAGCTATTTTagtttataaaaatgaaaattaaGTAGAATCATAAGTTAATTTTAGGGGTCCAATTCATTTATTTTCATTCCGCACTAGAGTCGGTCTAGCAAGTTCATTTCAAGTAAAGACTGTAATCTGTGGAGGCTTAAGAAGCTATTTTATATTGTCAAATGATTTTGTGGTAGCTCGTCATGGAGATTCAATGCTTGCACTTGAGGTAAGAAGAAGAGCATCGAGGGATGGAGCGCGTGGGGGAGAATAAAGCTAGGGACAACACGGTCAATTCCTATGACAAATCCACGTTGGTAATTTAAGATGTCACTCCACATCGGCAAAAGTGAAAAAAAATAGCAAAccttcaaggatgaaattgaccAACAACTACTTCAATTAGCGAGGAACACATTGGTAAGATGGTGCACTCTAGATAGGGCCAAGGTAGAGGTAGGAGGTTGTCAAAATATTATTTAATGGAAGTTATTTTTTACTTTCCTTTTTATATGTTGTGTGCAGGAGCACTAATACAAAGTGCAAATGATCGTGCGTTTGTTGGATTCAAAGTTAGTGGCAAGCATTAAGGATGAAATTGATCTATACTCTATAGTCGATGTCACCGATCTACCTCTTACCCATATACACATCGAGGCATGTTTGATTGGTGGCTGCAAAAGCTGCCTAGATTAGACCCAACGAGGAATTGTGGTGTCTTGGTGACCAATGTCTCGCCTTTGACAAACAAGAGGAAATTTCAAACAAGAGGAAATGTTTCGTGGAGAAAAATAAGAGGAAATTCAAATCCCCTGTTTGTTTGTCGCGGGGCTTTTGAGAAGAAAATCATATAGCAAATCATGAtgcagtatttttttttcttttattaagaGCACAGTTTCCTCACAATTACCACCCCTCCACCAGGGATTTGATTAGTGGGAGTTGACTCTCTAACTCTCATCCCCCTTTCCATCACAACTCTCACTctcaaaaaacaaacaaaagataTCTAAATCTCTTATCTCTAAACTCTCATTTCCTGCTTTCGATTACTCTCAACCAAAAGTGCCTTGGTGTCTCTTATTTTTCTCCACGAAACAAACAAGGGGCTAGAACTAAAAATCAATTTCCTATTTTAACTCTCTCTATCAACTCTCACCACTTATTCACACGCCCCTTTCCTTTCGTTGCCACACATGCCAGATTCCTTCCGTGGCAGGCGAGGAGAAACGTACGTGTGAGAACTTCGTTTTCGCCTAGCCAGGCTCGCACGAGCTAGGAAACCCGATGCTTCAATACTCTCTCCTATTCTAGTAGCGGGAAAATTAACGTTGTGGCAGACACTGCTGTTACTGTACAGGCAGCGCGGGTCCAAGTGGATTCCAAACACAGCAGGTTGGTTGGTTGTAATTTGCCACACCCATCAGTCCTCCACTTTCGGCATGTCATTTTCATCCGGTTCCTCTCAAACTTGTCAAATTTCACTTTGTAATCGGTCCGATTTCCATGTGCGAGTAAAATCGCCTATTCATTGAACATACTGTCGTCAGGATCGAGTTAGGCACAGCTCTGCCCAACCCATTCGCCCGCAAAGACGAAGACTTGACGAATCTGTGCACTCGCTGAACATTTTAGGCACCTGATCAGATCAGATTGATTCAAAGAGAAGATTCAGCACGCGCACGCTATCCGCGCAGCTGACATTGCAGCGGACACTCCATTGAGGTCATTGGCTATCACAAAGGAAATAGCAGCATCGGACAAAACTTAAAATTGGACGGATCGCGACGCATTCCGAACATTATTATGATGCATATAAACTGGGATACAGCGACAACATAAAGTCAGATCGAAAACTGGATAGATCTGTACATCATTCGTAGCAGCCTGTTCTTCTTCTAATAAACTTGGACAGAGCAAATGTTCTGCACCATGAATTCCTAGCAAAAAAGATTCTACAGAGACCCGAGAAGGGTTCCAGAGTTATTTCAGACAAGTGCTGAAAGCTCGCCATAACTGTACATGGGGAATTTGGAATGGAGACACGCAGACCGACTGCAAATATGATCTTCAGTTGAGGACATCAACGGGCCAGAACCGTCGCCATGTCGATATCTCGTCTTTGGTCTGCAGCTTCCTGATGCCACCGTAGAATCCATCCGTCTCGTCTCCCTTCTCCCTGTGATCCTTCCTGCTCACAGTGGTCTGCCTCCACCGGGAGCCAGGGGCGTAGTGCTGGAACTCCAGGACAACCATGTCTGTAACAGATGGTAAACTAAACTGAGAAAACCTATGCAGATGCTGAAAAATACCACAGTACCACTACTTGTGAGGCATGCAGAGTGATTCACTGACGAAAAACTGTTTGGTAAGTTCAGAGACTTATACATGCAAATGCTATACTCCATGATATTGAATCGACGAGAAAATGGCCCTAGACACTTGGAAGATATAAAATGAACAAATTATGGCCCTGGATGTCAAAGGCACGAGATCCACGTGAGAAATAAGTTGTCAAAACCATATACTCAAAATTAAATCGAAGGACTTAGGTAAGATCATAATCATAAGATTGTAAACATGAAAATCGTCAAGACTTGACTGATTTAAACCTACCAATTAAGATTGTAAAGATATAAAACCGTATACTAAAATGTAGATTTTAACAACTACTCCTACGCGAGAGAATATGGAAGAAATGAAGAATACTGCTAGGTGCCTGGGTCCCCTGCCAAAGTGTATCTGGCAAGTCGTCCTTCGGGTGACAAAACAACGAATATTGATCCTCGAGAAGAGGGAATGTTCATTGCCCACTTTATGTCCAAGAGTATTTGTTTTCCATTTTTTACTGGTCCATCCGTTCAAAaagaatataattctcattTTTGAGAAGTCAaacaatttttaaaatttttaaaaagtaTGAAAGCtactaacatttatgatatcgaATAAGTATCATAAATTAACATGAAATATGTTTTCAAAGTATATTTATATGgattcataaatattaataatattttcTATATTAATGAATTTTGGCTAAATCTAAATTTACAACTATATCCTTTTTTTAGACGGAGCAGAATCTGAGGGCCGTCTATGCAGAAGAATACTTCTAGCTGCACTCTTTTGTACGGTAACTGTAACTACTAGTACTTTCCTCTTTTCTACTAATAGTAATGTTTATC from Sorghum bicolor cultivar BTx623 chromosome 3, Sorghum_bicolor_NCBIv3, whole genome shotgun sequence encodes the following:
- the LOC8082412 gene encoding LOW QUALITY PROTEIN: tubulin beta-4 chain (The sequence of the model RefSeq protein was modified relative to this genomic sequence to represent the inferred CDS: inserted 1 base in 1 codon; deleted 2 bases in 1 codon), giving the protein MLAAATATYGYXNPALPTPHSPPASSFRLPPISLALSPPVASQFGSSRTSAKMREILHIQGGQCGNQIGAKFWEVVCDEHGIDPTGRYTGTSDLQLERVNVYYNEASCGRFVPRAVLMDLEPGTMDSVRTGPYGQIFRPDNFVFGQSGAGNNWAKGHYTEGAELIDSVLDVVRKEAENCDCLQGFQVCHSLGGGTGSGMGTLLISKIREEYPDRMMLTFSVFPSPKVSDTVVEPYNATLSVHQLVENADECMVLDNEALYDICFRTLKLTTPSFGDLNHLISATMSGVTCCLRFPGQLNSDLRKLAVNLIPFPRLHFFMVGFAPLTSRGSQQYRALTVPELTQQMWDAKNMMCAADPRHGRYLTASAMFRGKMSTKEVDEQMINVQNKNSSYFVEWIPNNVKSSVCDIPPRGLSMASTFIGNSTSIQEMFRRVSEQFTAMFRRKAFLHWYTGEGMDEMEFTEAESNMNDLVSEYQQYQDATADDEGEYEDEEDVQGDEM
- the LOC8055265 gene encoding rhomboid-like protein 20, whose translation is MNGGLPGFHNAPASRAVVVAAVLFSVPFGFRGRSHNLGLSYQSIYEKLSIWRLVTSLFAFSSTPELIFGAALLYYFRVFERQIGSNKYAVFIIFSTMVSVLLQILALGYMKDPSLNPLTSGPYGLIFASYVPFFFDIPVSMKFRIFGLSLSDKSFVYLAGLQLLFSSGRRSVVPGLSGILAGLLYRLNTFGIRRLKFPEFAISLFSQLSWPFSNNPYQGLPTTENNGSVPSHQAHQIEDARTAIQDPTESSITALVSMGFDRSAAIQALALTNYDVNLASNILLEAQALQP